A genome region from Oncorhynchus gorbuscha isolate QuinsamMale2020 ecotype Even-year linkage group LG26, OgorEven_v1.0, whole genome shotgun sequence includes the following:
- the LOC124015888 gene encoding GTP-binding protein 2-like: MDAQISGGTGVGTTANVRSNLPNVRSNLQGPSSGNGRRMTSKKTRSKKGKRRKRRRSKKTKTNKTPPYLPPEAEEGNIEYKLKLVNPTQYRFEHLATQLKWRLQEGRGEAVYQIGVEDNGLLVGLSEGDMRASLKTLRRMAEKVGADITLLREREVDYDSDRNCRKISEVLVRKVPDDQQFLDLRVAVLGNVDSGKSTLLGVLTQGELDNGRGRARLNLFRHLHEIQTGRTSSISFEILGFNSKGEVVNYSDSRTAEEICESSSKMITFIDLAGHHKYLKTTIFGLTSYCPDFAMLVVSANTGIAGTTREHLGLAMALKVPIFIVVSKVDLCAKGTVERTVRQLEHVLKLPGCNKVPMVVASPDDAVTAAQQFAQSSSITPIFTLSSVSGESLALLKVFFNILPPLSNSKEQEELMQQLTEFQVDEIYTVPDVGTVVGGTLYSGVCREGERLVVGPTDEGRFLRLKVGSIHRNRSACRVLRAGQAATLALGNFDRSLLRKGMVMVSPKMNPTICWQFEAAIVLLFHAKTFRRGFQVTVHVGNVRQTATVECLHGKEELRTGERAVVCFRFIKHPEYLRMGAKLLFREGVTKGIGHVTSLLPDSHDQNQIHDQNQNQREIEK, translated from the exons ATGGATGCGCAAATATCAGGCGGGACCGGTGTTGGTACAACCGCTAACGTTAGATCAAATTTGCCTAACGTTAGATCAAATTTGCAAGGACCCAGTTCAGGTAACGGGAGAAGGATGACGTCCAAAAAAACGCGTTCAAAAAAGGGGAAAAGAAGAAAGAGACGGAGGAGTAAAAAGACGAAGACCAACAAAACACCACCATATTTACCACCGGAG gCGGAAGAAGGAAACATTGAATATAAG CTGAAGTTGGTGAACCCCACACAATACCGATTTGAACACCTGGCCACCCAGCTAAAATGGCGTCTTCAAGAGGGACGGGGCGAGGCAGTGTATCAGATTGGGGTGGAAGACAATGGTCTGCTTGTCGGACTGTCAGAGGGAGACATGAGAGCCTCACTGAAGACCCTACGGAGGATGGCAGAGAA GGTTGGTGCTGACATCACACTTCTACGGGAAAGAGAGGTGGATTACGACTCAGACAGAAACTGCCGGAAAATCTCAGAGGTTCTTGTCCGAAAAGTTCCAGACGACCAACAG TTCTTGGACCTGCGTGTGGCGGTACTGGGAAACGTGGACTCAGGGAAGTCCACGCTGTTGGGCGTGCTGACTCAAGGCGAGCTGGACAACGGGCGAGGCCGGGCACGCCTCAACCTCTTCAGACACCTTCATGAGATCCAAACAGGCAGGACATCAAGCATCAGCTTTGAGATTTTGGGCTTCAATAGCAAAGGGGAG GTGGTGAACTACAGTGACTCCCGTACAGCCGAGGAGATTTGCGAGAGCTCTTCTAAGATGATCACCTTCATTGACCTGGCCGGCCACCACAAGTACCTGAAAACCACCATTTTTGGCCTCACCAGCTACTGCCCAGACTTCGCCATGCTGGTGGTCAGCGCCAACACAGGCATAG CTGGCACCACCCGCGAGCACCTGGGCCTGGCCATGGCACTAAAGGTGCCCATCTTTATCGTGGTCAGCAAGGTGGACTTGTGTGCCAAAGGAACAGTGGAGCGCACAGTACGCCAGCTGGAGCATGTCCTCAAGCTTCCCGGCTGTAACAAAGTGCCGATGGTGGTGGCCAGCCCAGACGACGCCGTCACAGCCGCCCAGCAGTTCGCTCAGTCCTCCAG CATCACGCCCATCTTCACCCTGTCCAGCGTGTCTGGAGAGAGTCTGGCCCTGCTTAAGGTCTTCTTCAACATCCTGCCTCCTCTCAGCAACAGCAAGGAGCAGGAGGAGCTCATGCAGCAACTCACTGAGTTCCAG GTAGATGAGATCTATACCGTGCCAGATGTGGGGACAGTGGTGGGAGGAACTCTCTACAG TGGGGTGTGTCGCGAGGGGGAGAGGCTGGTGGTTGGCCCTACAGACGAGGGCCGTTTCCTGAGGCTGAAGGTGGGCAGCATCCATAGGAACCGCTCGGCATGCAGGGTGCTGAGAGCCGGCCAAGCCGCCACACTGGCCCTCGGCAACTTTGACCGCTCGCTGCTCCGCAAG GGTATGGTGATGGTCAGCCCGAAGATGAACCCCACCATCTGCTGGCAGTTTGAGGCGGCCATCGTCCTTCTCTTCCACGCCAAAACATTCCGTCGGGGCTTCCAAGTGACTGTGCACGTGGGGAACGTAAGACAGACGGCTACCGTGGAGTGCCTGCATGGAAAA GAGGAGCTGCGCACAGGAGAGAGGGCTGTGGTCTGCTTTCGCTTCATTAAACACCCCGAGTACCTCCGCATGGGCGCCAAGCTGCTCTTCAGGGAGGGCGTGACCAAGGGCATCGGCCATGTCACCAGCCTCCTGCCTGACTCACATGACCAGAACCAGATCCatgaccagaaccagaaccagagggagatagagaaatag
- the LOC124016522 gene encoding LOW QUALITY PROTEIN: apoptosis-stimulating of p53 protein 2-like (The sequence of the model RefSeq protein was modified relative to this genomic sequence to represent the inferred CDS: inserted 2 bases in 1 codon), which produces MTPLHCAASCNNVQVCKFLVESGAAVLATTYSDMQTAADKCEVMEEGYAQCSLFLYGVREKMGIMNRGVVYALWDYDAEDDDELDFLEGDCMTVLRCKDKDEXEWWWGRCGGREGYIPRNLLGLYLRIKPRQRSLA; this is translated from the exons gaCTCCACTGCACTGTGCGGCCTCCTGTAACAATGTGCAGGTGTGTAAGTTCCTGGTGGAGTCCGGGGCTGCTGTGTTAGCCACCACCTACAGTGACATGCAGACAGCGGCAGACAAGTGCGAGGTGATGGAGGAGGGCTACGCACAGTGCTCCCTGTTCCTCTACG GTGTACGGGAGAAGATGGGCATCATGAACCGTGGGGTGGTGTACGCCCTGTGGGACTACGACGCTGAGGACGATGACGAGCTGGACTTCCTGGAAGGCGACTGCATGACGGTGCTGCGGTGCAAGGACAAGGAcga agagtggtggtggggcCGCTGCGGAGGCCGAGAGGGCTACATTCCAAGAAACCTGCTaggg cTGTATCTGAGGATCAAGCCACGGCAGAGGAGCTTGGCTTAA